One genomic segment of Panicum virgatum strain AP13 chromosome 2N, P.virgatum_v5, whole genome shotgun sequence includes these proteins:
- the LOC120658260 gene encoding protein ALTERED PHOSPHATE STARVATION RESPONSE 1-like, with amino-acid sequence MGCGQSKMEEELVVRHCRERSELLALAIRHRYTLADAHHAYAESLRAVGAVLHDFLRGVQSLPPAPPELRLPQQRKGDGLPAASPPPAIASSSSAAPPVAKQVRIAPDDGHIHFQSDDDSDSEGGHIKFHSDEEPDQAQRRPEVVRSAGAPPGPLPPQVGPPYGSGYAPPPYGTGYGYGYGSGPGPGSDYGGMGMNGGGYEPGYGGMGNGGYGGQSYGGMGGGGGGGYEPGYGGMGSGGGAGGGYDPSYGGMGSSGQSFFNISYARSQPPPPSVSHEQRLQATDARVHYYAGDGDPQPPPRGYGGGSPYPPQSSSSYNQYAYGGYYGGGGAPAPPSDIPSSSREPAAPPPPPSPPRVSTWDFLNPFETYESYYEQPTSAAAPYTPSRSWKDVREEEGIPDLEDEDQMEVVKEAYGDEKYSVKGHMGNGKAAKEEGRSSTGNELPRKSKSSEASSSGSSLEHDVHVVEKSVVGEQVQRSEPRQHVAGLPPTGPEKIYVDDIEVVVEIRTQFERASESAGEVSKMLEVGKMPYYQKSSGFKVSAMMICGIPTMEEEFLRFEEDKAMGCGNLSSTLQKLYMWEKKLLEEVKTEEKMRVLYDRKCEELKMLDEKGAEADKLEATERYIRKLSTKISIAIQVVNTISQKISKLRDEELWPQTCELIQGLMRMWSVMLECHQIQLHAISQAKNIDSMIDAAKFGDAHMDLIKRLELQLLDWIACFAAWVNAQKSYVNTLNEWLTKGVDYVPEETEDGAPPFSPGRLGAPPIFVICNNWAASVARISEKEVVEAMQAFASKVLNLWDRHRSEQRQGMMANKGMDRDLRVMERDEQSMRKALEAQNKKLVLISNQSGVSLSAQVLHEGGPGAETGGLQTSLKNIFEAMESFTAASVNTYKDLHLRAEEEKARVAQESGRVS; translated from the exons ATGGGGTGCGGCCAGTCCAAGATGGAGGAGGAGCTCGTGGTGCGCCACTGCCGGGAGCGCTCCGAGCTGCTCGCGCTGGCCATCCGCCACCGCTACACGCTCGCCGACGCGCACCACGCCTACGCTGAGTCGCTGCGCGCCGTCGGCGCCGTGCTGCACGACTTCCTCCGGGGCGTCCagtcgctgccgccggcgccgcccgagctccgcctcccGCAGCAGCGCAAGGGGGAcggcctccccgccgcctcgccgccgcccgcaatagcgtcctcgtcctccgccgcgccgcccgtcgccaaGCAGGTGCGCATCGCCCCTGACGACGGGCACATCCACTTCCAGTCCGACGACGACTCTGATTCCGAGGGCGGGCACATCAAGTTCCACTCCGACGAGGAGCCCGACcaggcccagcgccgcccggagGTCGTCCGGTccgcgggggcgccgccgggtCCTCTGCCGCCGCAGGTGGGACCGCCCTATGGCTCCGGCTATGCTCCGCCACCATATGGTACTGGATACGGGTATGGGTACGGCTCTGGGCCTGGACCTGGGTCTGATTATGGTGGGATGGGCATGAACGGCGGAGGCTATGAACCAGGCTATGGTGGCATGGGTAACGGCGGCTATGGAGGACAGAGCTACGGTGGCatgggcggtggtggtggcggcggctacgAACCGGGCTATGGTGGCAtgggcagcggtggcggcgccggcggtggctaTGACCCGAGCTATGGTGGCATGGGCAGCTCTGGCCAGAGCTTCTTCAACATAAGCTACGCCCGCAGCCAGCCACCTCCGCCGTCTGTCTCACACGAGCAACGCCTGCAGGCCACTGATGCCAGGGTCCACTACTACGCCGGCGATGGTGACCCACAGCCACCCCCACGCGGCTATGGTGGTGGGTCCCCCTACCCACCCCAGAGCTCCAGCTCTTATAATCAGTACGCCTACGGTGGTTactatggtggtggtggtgctcctGCACCTCCGTCAGACATCCCCTCTTCCTCCCGAGAGCCAGCCGCACCGCCCCCACCGCCATCTCCTCCGAGGGTGTCCACCTGGGACTTCCTGAATCCGTTTGAGACATATGAGAGCTACTATGAGCAGCCAACTTCTGCAGCAGCTCCATATACTCCTAGCAGGAGTTGGAAGGATGTGCGCGAGGAGGAGGGTATACCAGACTTGGAGGATGAAGACCAGATGGAGGTAGTCAAGGAAGCATACGGTGATGAAAAGTATTCAGTGAAGGGTCACATGGGGAATGGGAAGGCAGCAAAGGAGGAGGGTAGAAGCAGCACAGGAAATGAGCTACCCCGCAAGTCCAAGTCATCTGAGGCCAGCAGTAGTGGGAGCAGCTTGGAGCATGACGTGCATGTAGTGGAGAAGAGTGTTGTTGGAGAACAAGTTCAACGCTCCGAGCCACGGCAGCATGTTGCAGGCCTGCCGCCAACTGGACCTGAGAAAATATACGTTGATGACATTGAGGTGGTGGTGGAGATCAGGACCCAATTTGAGCGTGCCTCAGAATCAGCCGGTGAGGTATCCAAGATGCTTGAGGTCGGGAAGATGCCTTACTATCAGAAGAGTTCAGGTTTCAAAG TCTCTGCAATGATGATTTGCGGGATACCGACAATGGAGGAGGAGTTTCTGCGGTTCGAAGAGGACAAGGCGATGGGATGTGGCAACCTTTCCTCAACGCTACAGAAGCTGTACATGTGGGAGAAGAAGCTTCTTGAGGAAGTCAAG ACTGAAGAGAAGATGCGGGTACTTTATGACAGAAAATGCGAGGAGCTGAAAATGTTGGATGAGAAAGGTGCGGAAGCTGATAAGCTTGAGGCCACCGAACGTTATATCAGGAAGCTATCAACAAAGATAAGCATAGCTATTCAGGTTGTGAATACTATTTCACAGAAGATCAGTAAGCTGAGGGATGAAGAGTTATGGCCACAAACATGTGAGCTAATTCAAGG GTTGATGCGGATGTGGAGCGTTATGTTAGAATGTCATCAGATACAGTTACATGCTATATCCCAAGCTAAAAACATAGACTCCATGATAGACGCTGCCAAGTTCGGCGATGCTCATATGGATTTGATCAAGCGGTTAGAGCTTCAGCTACTGGATTGGATTGCTTGTTTTGCCGCATGGGTTAACGCTCAAAAGAGTTATGTTAATACTTTGAATGAGTGGCTGACGAAAGGAGTTGACTACGTCCCTGAGGAAACTGAGGATGGGGCACCTCCTTTTTCTCCTGGACGATTAGGAGCACCACCAATCTTTGTCATATGCAACAATTGGGCTGCCAGTGTGGCGAGGATATCCGAGAAGGAAGTAGTTGAGGCAATGCAGGCCTTTGCATCCAAGGTTCTGAACCTCTGGGATAGGCACAGGTCAGAGCAACGGCAGGGTATGATGGCTAATAAAGGTATGGACAGGGACCTTAGGGTGATGGAGAGGGATGAACAGTCAATGCGCAAGGCTCTGGAAGCACAAAACAAGAAGCTTGTTCTCATTTCAAATCAGAGTGGTGTATCCTTGTCTGCACAGGTCTTACACGAGGGGGGCCCTGGTGCTGAAACTGGTGGTTTGCAAACAAGTCTTAAGAATATTTTTGAAGCAATGGAGAGCTTTACTGCTGCATCTGTAAACACCTATAAGGATCTCCATCTTCGCGCTGAAGAAGAGAAAGCTCGAGTTGCCCAAGAGAGTGGCAGAGTTTCCTAG
- the LOC120662790 gene encoding uncharacterized protein LOC120662790 — MALLDLCERARDAAASAKQHVRAARRALRRGDAALARAAVRDYVRCLAKAGKEAGAKKAPGRRVTPTDAEAPAAVRVLSEAVAVTVAVLQPWLTLPVGTGPRVLSSLFARVVDTRKSRWCVVSRLVRSDWSLGVCRDLDGEDGVMSAQETLQELEDSVETVESELEHLFRHIVQSRVALLNVLTL; from the exons ATGGCGCTGCTGGACCTGTGCGAGCGCGCCCGggacgccgccgcgtccgccaaGCAGCacgtgcgcgcggcgcggcgcgcgctccGGAGAGGGGACGCCGCGCTCGCCAGGGCGGCCGTGCGGGATTACGTCCGGTGCCTGGCGAAGGCCGGCAAGGAGGCCGGGGCGAAGAAGGCCCCGGGCAGGCGCGTGACGCCGACGGACGCCGAGGCGCCGGCCGCGGTGAGGGTACTctcggaggcggtggcggtcaCCGTCGCCGTGCTGCAGCCATGGTTaaccttaccggtgggaaccggtccg CGTGTGCTGTCGTCGCTGTTCGCGCGAGTCGTGGACACGAGGAAGAGCAGGTGGTGCGTCGTGTCGAGGCTGGTGCGCAGCGACTGGTCGCTTGGTGTGTGTAGAGATTTGGACGGGGAGGATGGGGTGATGAGCGCTCAGGAGACGTTGCAGGAGCTGGAGGACAGTGTGGAGACCGTGGAGAGCGAGCTGGAGCATCTGTTCAGGCATATTGTTCAGAGCAGAGTTGCCCTGCTCAATGTGCTTACCTTGTAA